The proteins below come from a single Alkalispirillum mobile genomic window:
- a CDS encoding helicase-related protein, with protein MSTDGLPIERLRPDFERALTNGHVVVTAATGSGKSTRLPVWSRARGRVLVIEPRRLAATSLARFVAQGLGSTVGDGVGYAVRLDARHGPDTEVVFVTPGIALRWYGEDRLRRFSTVVLDEFHERRWDTDLLLALLQAGRGHHLVVTSATIAGEQLAQHLGAHHLRSDGRSYPVDIAHRADEPRRMPESRDIARRVAEAVRDALGNGDGGDVLVFLPGKGEIQACYQALKGAPATVVRLHASAPAADQADALAPRDPARPPRVILSTNVAETSLTVPGVTTVIDSGLERRTHRRNGRTVLSLHAISRASADQRAGRAGRVQPGRCLRLWGRQAPLAELTPPEIHREDLSELVLAAACAGRRADNLPFPEALPEPALVQATARLTRLGALDAEGRVTERGRRLFHLPVDTELAHLAVAMPDRESAGFMADLAAALSTGRRWVHAPADPAEEEMLSRTLPRRCDATLLVAALRTADLPGVRVDRASRKEARKLAAQLRELMGLARLPDTLGEDLEPAFAAAVAALPHRTYIRREKRRQAMGNGGDEILVSEQSRLDAEAEAALCLDEHSVPGKGTRQTVTLGTCLAPVPLQGLLDAGLGEPMLEAPTLEEGRLLARRTWRYAGRIIHSEAVVPEGAPAREAMARLILDNRLLKPAGARLQEDLAAWALYVALGHGEGETPEARPWLEARLEALGVASQDDLALIEPEDLAFEGVPEWERARFDEHFPRQIQLPDLLLRVHYHVRRKTVTIEKVSGSRKKDPQRWELPAWPGWRVKYQRASRVVEVR; from the coding sequence ATGAGCACCGACGGGCTACCCATCGAGCGCCTGCGGCCAGACTTTGAGCGGGCCCTGACCAACGGCCACGTGGTGGTTACCGCCGCCACGGGCTCCGGTAAGTCCACGCGACTGCCGGTCTGGTCGCGGGCCCGGGGGCGGGTTCTGGTCATTGAGCCCAGGCGGCTGGCGGCGACCAGCCTGGCCCGGTTCGTCGCTCAGGGCCTAGGCAGTACGGTGGGCGACGGGGTAGGTTACGCCGTCCGCCTGGACGCCCGCCACGGACCCGACACCGAGGTGGTCTTCGTCACTCCCGGCATCGCCCTGCGCTGGTACGGGGAAGACCGGTTGCGCCGTTTCAGTACCGTGGTGCTGGATGAGTTCCACGAGCGACGCTGGGACACGGACCTCTTGCTTGCACTGCTGCAGGCCGGACGCGGCCATCACCTGGTCGTCACCTCGGCCACCATCGCCGGGGAGCAACTGGCCCAGCACCTGGGCGCACACCACCTTCGCTCGGACGGGCGCAGTTACCCGGTGGACATCGCCCACCGCGCCGATGAGCCCCGGCGGATGCCGGAATCGCGCGACATCGCGCGCCGGGTTGCCGAGGCAGTCCGTGATGCACTGGGCAATGGTGACGGCGGGGATGTGCTGGTCTTCCTGCCCGGCAAGGGCGAGATCCAGGCCTGTTACCAGGCGCTTAAGGGGGCACCCGCCACGGTGGTCCGGCTGCACGCCAGTGCGCCGGCCGCCGACCAGGCCGATGCCCTGGCGCCACGCGACCCGGCACGCCCGCCGCGGGTCATCCTTTCCACCAACGTGGCGGAAACCTCGCTCACCGTCCCCGGCGTCACCACCGTAATCGACAGCGGCCTGGAGCGGCGCACCCACCGCCGCAACGGGCGGACGGTGCTTAGCCTGCACGCCATCTCCCGGGCCAGCGCTGATCAACGCGCCGGCCGCGCCGGCCGTGTGCAGCCCGGCCGCTGCCTGCGACTCTGGGGCCGACAGGCCCCGCTTGCCGAGCTGACGCCGCCGGAGATACACCGAGAGGACCTGAGCGAACTGGTACTGGCCGCTGCCTGCGCGGGCCGGCGGGCCGATAACCTGCCCTTCCCCGAGGCGCTCCCTGAGCCCGCCCTGGTGCAGGCCACTGCGCGGCTCACCCGCCTTGGGGCCCTGGACGCGGAAGGCCGGGTCACCGAGCGCGGCCGGCGCCTCTTCCATCTACCGGTGGACACCGAACTGGCGCACCTGGCCGTGGCCATGCCCGACCGCGAAAGTGCCGGCTTCATGGCCGATCTGGCCGCCGCCCTGAGCACCGGTCGCCGTTGGGTGCACGCGCCCGCCGATCCGGCGGAAGAGGAAATGCTGTCGCGCACCCTGCCCCGGCGCTGCGATGCAACGCTGCTGGTTGCAGCCCTGCGTACCGCCGACCTGCCCGGCGTGCGGGTGGACCGGGCCAGCCGCAAGGAGGCCCGTAAGCTGGCCGCACAACTGCGGGAGCTGATGGGCCTTGCGAGGCTACCCGACACCCTCGGGGAAGACCTGGAGCCGGCCTTTGCCGCCGCCGTGGCGGCGCTCCCCCACCGCACCTACATCCGGCGGGAGAAGCGCCGCCAGGCCATGGGCAACGGCGGCGACGAGATCCTCGTCAGCGAGCAGTCACGGCTGGATGCGGAGGCCGAGGCGGCACTCTGCCTGGATGAGCACAGTGTCCCGGGCAAGGGCACGCGCCAAACGGTCACCCTGGGCACCTGCCTGGCCCCGGTGCCGCTGCAGGGCCTGCTGGACGCGGGATTGGGCGAACCGATGCTGGAGGCCCCCACCCTGGAAGAGGGCCGGCTGCTGGCCCGCCGCACCTGGCGATACGCCGGGCGGATCATCCACAGCGAGGCGGTGGTGCCGGAGGGCGCCCCCGCCCGCGAGGCCATGGCCCGACTCATCCTGGATAACCGCCTGCTGAAGCCCGCCGGAGCCCGCCTGCAGGAGGACCTGGCCGCCTGGGCCCTGTACGTCGCCCTGGGCCATGGCGAGGGGGAGACCCCCGAGGCTCGCCCCTGGCTGGAGGCCCGTCTGGAGGCGTTAGGTGTGGCGTCACAGGACGACCTGGCGCTGATCGAGCCGGAGGACCTGGCGTTCGAAGGCGTGCCGGAATGGGAGCGGGCGCGTTTCGATGAGCATTTCCCGCGGCAGATCCAATTGCCCGACCTGCTGCTCCGGGTGCACTACCACGTGCGCCGCAAGACAGTGACCATCGAGAAAGTCAGCGGCAGCCGCAAAAAGGACCCTCAGCGTTGGGAGCTGCCCGCCTGGCCTGGCTGGCGGGTGAAGTACCAGCGGGCCAGCCGGGTGGTGGAGGTGCGCTGA
- a CDS encoding helix-turn-helix transcriptional regulator, producing the protein MSDTSIRHLQTLSLIPREPRRISSTEIRRQLAELGYGVTHRTVQRDLQRLSTVFPLVCDDRELPHGWSWKRDGAAIQLPHMDPATALTFCLVDEHLKEMLPRGVITRLAPHFDQAQAALEKSGSKLAHWRDRIRRLPRYQPLQPPEVAQDVVEVLYEGLLEGRCLEVAYQPRHGEERVYRVHPLGLAFRDAVAYLVSSLWDYEDVVPLALHRFKCANLLDEQARVPAGFSLDDWVQKGGFDYQPTAEPVELEARFAPEAGYHLQETPLATDQRLEYEPGNSGWLRVRAEVENTHQLRWWLLGFGDKVEVLRPSTLRREMASVAEGLSQLYG; encoded by the coding sequence ATGTCGGACACAAGTATTCGCCACCTCCAGACCCTGAGTCTGATTCCCAGGGAGCCTCGCCGGATCTCCAGTACGGAGATCCGGCGCCAGTTGGCGGAGTTGGGCTACGGGGTCACACACCGGACCGTGCAGCGCGATCTGCAACGGCTGTCAACGGTTTTCCCGCTGGTCTGTGATGACCGGGAATTGCCTCACGGCTGGTCATGGAAAAGGGATGGGGCGGCCATTCAACTGCCCCACATGGACCCGGCGACAGCCCTCACTTTTTGCCTGGTGGACGAGCACCTCAAAGAGATGCTGCCCCGAGGGGTGATAACACGGCTGGCGCCCCATTTTGACCAGGCGCAGGCAGCCCTGGAAAAGTCGGGAAGCAAGTTGGCCCACTGGCGGGACCGGATCCGGCGTCTGCCGCGATACCAGCCGTTACAGCCGCCGGAGGTGGCGCAGGACGTGGTGGAAGTGCTCTACGAGGGCCTGCTGGAGGGGCGTTGCCTGGAAGTGGCCTACCAGCCCCGACACGGGGAAGAGCGGGTCTACCGTGTGCACCCGCTTGGTCTGGCATTTCGTGACGCGGTCGCGTACCTGGTCTCGTCGTTATGGGATTACGAGGATGTGGTGCCGTTGGCCCTGCATCGATTCAAATGCGCCAATCTGCTGGACGAGCAGGCGCGCGTCCCCGCCGGGTTCTCTCTGGATGATTGGGTCCAGAAAGGGGGCTTCGATTACCAGCCGACAGCCGAACCGGTTGAACTGGAGGCGCGTTTTGCGCCGGAGGCGGGTTACCACCTGCAGGAAACGCCGCTGGCCACGGATCAGCGCCTGGAGTACGAACCCGGTAATTCCGGGTGGTTGCGGGTCCGGGCGGAGGTGGAGAACACTCACCAACTGCGCTGGTGGTTACTGGGGTTCGGTGACAAGGTGGAGGTGCTCCGGCCCAGCACATTGCGCCGGGAGATGGCATCCGTGGCAGAGGGGCTGTCCCAGCTTTACGGCTGA
- a CDS encoding SPFH domain-containing protein, translating into MEDIAGIVIVAIVVALVGIFLKLGIVLVPQRRSMVIERLGKYHRMLTPGLNLIIPFIDQPRAITILRYQNGQPIVTTERRIDMREIVLDFPSQAAITQDNVGVQIDGVLYYQIVDPQAAVYGTENLVLAIQTLAQTSLRSEIGTMELDKIFESRQEINDRLQVTMDEAGNKWGLKVNRVEIRDIDMPNDIRQAMNQQMVAERNRRATVREAEGYKQAEILKAEGDKESAILNAQGERDAAIANAEGEKQAAILTAQGEAQAIQNVMEAIADKAAPQKAIEYLIAQRYIEMLPDMAKQGDRVFVPMEGTALMSSVGGMRELFGPAAVGAMDAQGTAKSS; encoded by the coding sequence ATGGAAGACATCGCTGGCATTGTTATCGTCGCCATCGTAGTGGCGCTCGTCGGGATCTTTCTCAAGCTGGGCATTGTTTTGGTGCCGCAGCGGCGGAGCATGGTCATCGAGCGGTTGGGCAAGTACCACCGAATGCTCACGCCGGGGCTGAACCTCATCATCCCGTTCATTGACCAGCCGCGGGCGATCACGATCCTGCGTTACCAGAACGGTCAGCCCATCGTGACCACTGAGCGGCGAATCGACATGCGCGAGATTGTGCTCGACTTTCCCTCGCAGGCGGCGATCACCCAGGACAATGTGGGTGTACAGATCGACGGGGTACTCTACTACCAGATCGTGGACCCGCAGGCGGCCGTGTACGGCACCGAGAACCTGGTGCTCGCAATCCAGACTCTGGCGCAGACCTCGCTGCGCTCCGAGATCGGCACCATGGAGTTGGACAAGATCTTCGAGTCCCGCCAGGAGATCAATGACCGGCTGCAGGTCACCATGGACGAGGCCGGCAACAAGTGGGGGCTGAAGGTGAACCGGGTCGAGATCCGGGACATTGACATGCCCAATGACATCCGCCAGGCCATGAACCAGCAGATGGTCGCCGAGCGCAACCGCCGCGCCACCGTCCGTGAGGCCGAGGGATACAAGCAGGCGGAGATCCTCAAGGCCGAGGGCGACAAGGAGTCCGCCATCCTCAACGCGCAGGGTGAGCGGGACGCTGCTATCGCCAACGCCGAGGGGGAAAAGCAGGCGGCTATTCTCACCGCACAGGGCGAGGCGCAGGCGATCCAGAACGTTATGGAGGCCATTGCCGACAAGGCCGCCCCGCAGAAGGCCATCGAGTACCTGATTGCCCAGCGCTACATCGAGATGTTGCCGGATATGGCCAAGCAGGGTGACCGGGTGTTCGTCCCGATGGAAGGCACCGCACTGATGAGTTCGGTGGGCGGTATGCGCGAGTTGTTCGGCCCGGCTGCTGTCGGGGCAATGGACGCGCAGGGCACCGCCAAATCATCCTGA
- a CDS encoding Tex family protein — MTDIPKQIAGELGVQPRQVQASVELLDGGATVPFIARYRKEATGGLDDAQLRRVEERLTYLRELEDRRDTVLKTIRDQGKLTPQLEADIRAADSKTRLEDLYRPYQPKRRTKAQIARELGLEPLADTLLDDPTQAPERVAADYLVPADDEGKGGVSDAQAALDGARQILMERFAEDAELVGKLREWAWENARLRSRVAEGKEKSGAKFRDYFEHEEPLARIPSHRALALFRGQSEDVLQLTLVWEQEDGESPTAEGTIARRFGIRHDGRAADDWLARTVRMTWRVKLSLQLELALKRRLREAAEEEAIRVFGRNLNDLLLAAPAGAVTTMGLDPGIRTGVKVAVVDGTGKVLDTATVHPFAPRNDRNGALATLARLAKAHGVRLVAIGNGTHSRETDQLVAELMQAMPDLNLTRVTVSEAGASVYSASEYASREMPDMDVALRGAVSIARRLQDPLAELVKIEPKAIGVGQYQHDVSQVKLARTLDNVVEDCVNAVGVDVNTASAPLLARVAGLTPALAENVVRHRDEHGPFPDRKTLLKVQRLGPKAYEQCAGFLRIRDGSNPLDASAVHPEAYPVVERIISDSNKSIDQLIGDSQFLRRLDPARYTDEQFGEPTVRDILSELDKPGRDPRPEFRTARFREGVNTLQDLTPGMVLEGTVTNVTNFGAFIDIGVHQDGLVHISALAERFVRDPHEVVKAGEIVKVKVMEVDLERKRIGLSMRLDDEPGEARPRGRQRGRQRGRQRDDNAGARGKARKGARGGQKPRKEDKPMGAMAEALAALKKGQ; from the coding sequence ATGACGGATATCCCGAAACAGATTGCCGGGGAGCTCGGCGTCCAACCCCGCCAGGTACAGGCCAGTGTCGAACTGCTGGACGGCGGGGCCACGGTCCCCTTCATCGCCCGCTACCGCAAGGAGGCCACCGGCGGGCTGGACGATGCCCAGCTGCGCCGCGTGGAGGAGCGCCTAACCTACCTGCGCGAATTGGAGGACCGGCGTGACACCGTTCTCAAGACCATCCGCGACCAGGGCAAACTGACGCCCCAACTGGAAGCGGACATCCGCGCCGCCGACAGCAAGACGCGGCTGGAGGACCTCTACCGTCCCTACCAGCCGAAGCGGCGCACCAAGGCGCAGATCGCCCGGGAGTTGGGCCTGGAGCCGCTGGCCGACACGCTCCTCGACGACCCCACCCAGGCCCCGGAGCGCGTGGCGGCGGACTACCTGGTTCCGGCGGACGACGAAGGCAAGGGCGGTGTCTCTGACGCCCAGGCTGCCCTGGATGGTGCACGCCAGATTCTCATGGAGCGTTTTGCCGAGGATGCCGAGCTGGTCGGCAAGCTGCGCGAGTGGGCCTGGGAGAACGCCCGGTTGCGCAGCCGCGTTGCGGAGGGCAAAGAGAAGAGCGGTGCCAAGTTCCGGGACTACTTTGAGCACGAGGAGCCGCTGGCCCGCATCCCCTCGCACCGTGCCCTGGCCCTGTTCCGCGGCCAGAGCGAGGACGTGCTGCAACTGACCCTGGTCTGGGAGCAGGAGGATGGCGAGAGCCCGACCGCCGAGGGCACCATCGCCCGCCGCTTCGGCATTCGCCACGACGGGCGGGCGGCCGACGACTGGCTGGCCCGCACCGTACGCATGACCTGGCGGGTCAAGCTGTCACTGCAACTGGAACTGGCCCTGAAACGCCGGCTACGCGAGGCCGCCGAGGAGGAGGCCATCCGCGTCTTCGGCCGCAACCTCAACGACCTGCTGCTGGCCGCACCCGCCGGCGCCGTCACCACTATGGGGCTGGACCCGGGCATCCGCACCGGGGTGAAGGTGGCCGTGGTGGACGGCACCGGCAAGGTGCTGGATACGGCCACCGTCCACCCCTTTGCCCCGCGCAACGACCGCAACGGGGCCTTGGCGACTCTGGCGCGGCTGGCCAAGGCCCACGGCGTTCGCCTGGTGGCCATCGGCAACGGCACGCACTCACGGGAGACCGATCAGCTCGTCGCCGAGCTGATGCAGGCCATGCCGGATCTGAACCTCACCCGCGTGACCGTCTCCGAAGCGGGGGCCTCGGTCTACTCCGCCTCGGAATACGCCTCCCGCGAGATGCCGGATATGGACGTGGCCCTGCGCGGCGCCGTCTCCATCGCCCGGCGGTTGCAGGATCCGCTGGCCGAACTGGTCAAGATCGAGCCCAAGGCCATCGGCGTGGGCCAGTACCAGCATGACGTCAGCCAGGTGAAGCTGGCCCGCACGCTGGACAACGTGGTGGAGGACTGCGTCAACGCCGTCGGCGTGGATGTGAACACCGCCTCTGCTCCGCTGCTGGCCCGGGTGGCCGGCCTGACCCCGGCCCTGGCGGAAAACGTCGTCCGCCACCGTGATGAGCACGGCCCCTTCCCCGACCGCAAGACGCTGCTGAAGGTACAGCGGCTCGGCCCCAAGGCCTACGAGCAGTGCGCCGGGTTCCTGCGCATCCGGGATGGCAGCAACCCGCTGGATGCCAGCGCCGTGCACCCCGAGGCCTACCCGGTGGTGGAGCGCATCATCAGCGACAGCAACAAATCCATCGACCAGTTGATCGGCGACAGCCAGTTCCTGCGGCGGCTCGACCCGGCTCGCTACACCGATGAGCAGTTCGGCGAGCCGACGGTGCGCGACATCCTCTCGGAATTGGACAAGCCTGGCCGCGACCCCCGCCCGGAATTCCGCACCGCCCGCTTTCGCGAGGGGGTGAACACCCTGCAGGACCTGACCCCGGGTATGGTGCTGGAGGGTACCGTTACCAACGTCACCAACTTCGGCGCCTTCATCGACATCGGCGTACACCAGGACGGCCTGGTACACATCTCGGCGCTGGCCGAGCGTTTCGTGCGCGACCCCCACGAGGTGGTGAAGGCAGGCGAGATCGTCAAGGTCAAAGTCATGGAGGTGGACCTGGAGCGCAAACGCATCGGTCTGTCCATGCGCCTGGACGATGAGCCGGGCGAGGCGCGTCCCCGGGGCCGGCAGCGGGGCCGGCAGCGGGGCCGGCAGCGCGACGACAATGCCGGCGCCCGCGGCAAGGCCCGCAAGGGTGCGCGCGGCGGGCAGAAGCCACGCAAGGAGGACAAACCCATGGGTGCCATGGCCGAGGCACTGGCGGCCCTGAAAAAGGGGCAATGA